Proteins encoded together in one Desulfuromonas sp. window:
- a CDS encoding NAD-dependent deacetylase — MNDSAAKAAEAIRKARAMVITTGAGMGVDSGLPDFRGDQGFWNAYPMYERLGINFIGAANPAHFSRDPEFGWGFYGHRTNLYRQTVPHEGFYMLQNWAEDFDFESFIVTSNVDGQFQKAGFREDQILEVHGSIHHLQCLAPCSTDIWNNEEEIPVNFDTMRAEHVPVCPKCNGTARPNILMFGDFSWISSRTHGQEMRFDMFLEQHRNEPVVVIEMGAGTAIPTIRHMSEQLGDRLDATVVRINPRESHIEQPHISLEYGALDGLRQIEAQLQS; from the coding sequence ATGAACGACAGTGCAGCCAAGGCCGCCGAAGCGATTCGCAAAGCCCGGGCAATGGTCATTACCACCGGCGCCGGCATGGGTGTCGATTCGGGCCTGCCAGACTTTCGTGGAGATCAAGGCTTCTGGAATGCCTATCCGATGTATGAACGACTCGGGATTAATTTTATCGGTGCGGCAAATCCGGCACATTTTTCCCGGGACCCTGAATTCGGGTGGGGATTTTACGGACACCGGACCAATCTTTACCGACAGACCGTTCCGCATGAAGGTTTTTACATGCTTCAGAACTGGGCCGAAGATTTCGATTTTGAAAGTTTCATCGTCACCTCCAACGTTGATGGTCAGTTCCAGAAAGCAGGTTTTCGTGAGGATCAGATTCTCGAAGTCCACGGTTCCATTCATCATCTGCAGTGCCTCGCACCCTGCTCGACCGATATCTGGAATAATGAAGAGGAGATTCCGGTTAACTTTGACACGATGCGGGCCGAACATGTCCCGGTCTGCCCCAAGTGCAACGGAACAGCCCGGCCCAATATCCTGATGTTCGGCGACTTCTCATGGATCTCGAGCCGTACGCACGGACAGGAGATGCGATTCGATATGTTTCTTGAACAACACCGCAACGAACCAGTGGTAGTTATCGAAATGGGGGCCGGCACCGCCATTCCGACCATCCGGCACATGAGTGAGCAACTCGGTGATCGACTTGACGCCACGGTTGTTCGGATCAATCCCCGCGAATCTCATATTGAACAACCACACATCTCCCTGGAATACGGCGCTCTGGATGGACTTCGGCAGATCGAAGCGCAACTCCAGAGTTGA
- a CDS encoding cytochrome C552, which translates to MRKRVFVLLALVIGLIVLPLTASASDPRFSKETRECIECHTDMRGLVKQWEDSAHWNAGVGCYECHKANKKDKDAMKHNGYTIAIIVSPKDCATCHPRESAEQEASHHAKAGDILNTKDGILGQTIGGEPAVAVGCRQCHGSIVKVNDDGTLDTNTWPNTGIGRVNPDGSKGTCSACHTRHRFSKEQARQPETCGKCHIGPDHPQKEVYEESKHGILYHAFKDELNMDQPKWIAGVDYYDAPTCATCHMSATENQPTTHDVGTRVSWNLRAPVSKRTADWEKKLADMQDVCSACHGQPFVDGFYKQLDSFVGLYNDKFAIPAREIRQILMDEGVISTDNFDDKIDWIYWELWHHEGRRARHGAAMSGPDYAWWHGIYDVAKHFYTGLLPEAKKVCKEAGKPEVYDRIIKTYIEGRKEHEWFVKGFDPKRVQEMKKYYKDRYQQDVK; encoded by the coding sequence ATGAGGAAGAGGGTATTTGTTTTGTTGGCGCTGGTTATCGGCCTGATTGTTCTGCCGCTGACAGCGTCGGCATCCGATCCGCGGTTTTCCAAGGAGACCCGGGAGTGTATCGAATGTCATACCGATATGCGTGGTCTGGTCAAACAGTGGGAAGACAGTGCGCACTGGAATGCCGGAGTCGGCTGCTATGAGTGCCACAAGGCAAACAAAAAAGACAAGGATGCGATGAAGCATAATGGTTACACGATCGCCATTATCGTATCGCCGAAAGACTGCGCGACCTGCCACCCGCGCGAGTCAGCTGAACAGGAGGCCAGCCACCATGCCAAGGCGGGTGACATCCTCAACACCAAGGACGGAATTCTCGGCCAGACCATCGGTGGTGAGCCGGCCGTTGCGGTCGGTTGCCGTCAATGTCATGGCTCGATCGTCAAGGTCAACGACGATGGAACGCTTGATACCAACACCTGGCCGAATACCGGCATCGGTCGTGTTAATCCGGATGGCTCCAAGGGAACCTGTTCGGCCTGCCATACGCGGCATCGTTTCAGCAAGGAGCAGGCGCGTCAGCCGGAAACCTGCGGCAAGTGTCATATCGGACCCGATCATCCGCAGAAGGAGGTCTACGAAGAGTCGAAACACGGCATTCTTTATCATGCCTTCAAGGATGAACTTAATATGGATCAGCCGAAGTGGATTGCCGGTGTCGATTATTACGATGCTCCGACCTGCGCGACCTGCCATATGAGCGCTACCGAAAACCAGCCGACCACTCATGATGTCGGAACCCGCGTCTCCTGGAACCTGCGGGCCCCGGTCTCGAAGCGGACAGCTGACTGGGAGAAGAAGCTGGCCGACATGCAGGACGTCTGCTCGGCCTGCCATGGTCAGCCTTTCGTTGATGGTTTCTACAAGCAGCTCGACAGCTTTGTCGGTCTCTACAATGACAAGTTCGCTATCCCGGCCAGGGAGATTCGTCAGATCCTGATGGACGAGGGAGTGATCAGCACCGACAATTTCGACGACAAGATCGACTGGATCTATTGGGAACTGTGGCATCACGAAGGTCGACGCGCCCGTCACGGTGCGGCGATGAGTGGACCCGACTACGCCTGGTGGCACGGGATTTATGATGTTGCCAAGCATTTCTATACCGGTCTCTTGCCGGAGGCGAAGAAGGTCTGCAAGGAAGCTGGCAAGCCGGAAGTTTACGACAGGATTATCAAGACCTACATTGAAGGGCGCAAGGAGCATGAGTGGTTTGTTAAAGGGTTTGATCCGAAACGCGTCCAGGAAATGAAGAAGTATTACAAGGATCGGTACCAGCAGGATGTGAAGTAG
- a CDS encoding Cys-tRNA(Pro) deacylase has translation MAKSKVPVTAAIRFLRQHGIPYSDHLYSYEEKGGTSVSARELGVNEHAVIKTLIMEDENRHPLIVLMHGDCEVSTKQLARAIGCKQVTPCDPDSAQKHSGYQVGGTSPFGTRKKLPIYAEESIFNLEKIFINGGKRGYLVGIEPHGLDNALPITKVNVGI, from the coding sequence ATGGCAAAAAGCAAGGTGCCGGTTACGGCGGCGATCCGGTTTCTCAGGCAGCACGGCATCCCCTATTCCGATCATCTCTATTCCTACGAAGAAAAGGGAGGGACTTCTGTATCGGCGCGCGAACTCGGCGTCAACGAGCATGCTGTTATAAAAACCCTGATCATGGAAGATGAAAATCGCCACCCGCTGATCGTTCTAATGCACGGCGATTGTGAGGTTTCGACAAAGCAACTTGCCCGGGCAATCGGCTGCAAGCAGGTCACCCCCTGTGACCCGGATTCGGCGCAGAAACACAGCGGATATCAGGTCGGTGGCACGTCACCGTTTGGAACCAGAAAGAAATTGCCGATTTATGCCGAAGAATCGATATTTAATCTCGAAAAGATTTTTATCAACGGTGGCAAACGTGGCTACCTTGTGGGCATAGAACCGCATGGCCTCGATAACGCGCTACCGATTACAAAGGTAAATGTCGGAATCTGA
- a CDS encoding aminopeptidase P family protein — MRITPATELTSRISKLQEEMQSTGVEAILIIQNADLFYFTGSIQQGLLYIPVENEPIYMVRKDHGRARMESGLKHVVPLKSPKEITGILADHNYPVPSRAGMEFDVLPVATYNRFARVFPGCEMVDASHLIRTVRAVKSEYELSILKDASLLVGRAHRRAREVIREGVTDFEVAAELEYEMRKAGHQGMIRMRGFNSELFYGHIFSGPDSAVPTYSDTPLGGMGVNPSFPQGASYKTIKANEPIVIDIGGVFDGYIVDQTRMFCVGGLSDELVRAFEDMKQIQAHAISIAVPGTTWGKVYDSCYEMAAELGYGNHFMGAEGERVSFIGHGVGIELDEYPFIARGFDDNELLRNMVFAFEPKVVYPCVGAIGIENTFWVAEDGLKYITAADEDLVVV; from the coding sequence ATGAGGATAACACCTGCAACCGAACTGACGTCACGGATAAGTAAACTGCAAGAGGAAATGCAGTCAACCGGAGTTGAAGCCATCCTGATTATACAGAATGCTGATCTTTTTTATTTCACCGGATCAATTCAGCAGGGCCTGCTCTATATCCCGGTGGAAAATGAACCGATTTACATGGTTCGTAAAGACCATGGCCGGGCCCGGATGGAGTCTGGGCTGAAGCATGTTGTTCCGTTAAAGAGCCCGAAAGAGATCACCGGTATACTCGCCGACCATAACTATCCGGTGCCGTCCCGCGCCGGTATGGAGTTTGATGTTTTGCCGGTCGCAACCTATAACCGTTTTGCCAGGGTTTTTCCGGGTTGCGAGATGGTCGATGCTTCGCACCTGATCCGTACCGTCAGAGCCGTCAAGTCGGAGTATGAACTTTCAATTCTCAAGGATGCCTCCTTGCTCGTCGGGCGTGCCCACAGACGTGCCCGGGAGGTGATTCGTGAAGGGGTCACCGACTTTGAAGTCGCCGCTGAACTTGAATACGAAATGCGCAAGGCCGGTCACCAGGGGATGATCCGTATGCGCGGATTCAACAGTGAACTGTTTTATGGGCACATTTTCTCAGGGCCGGACAGTGCCGTCCCGACCTACTCGGATACGCCTCTCGGCGGCATGGGCGTCAACCCGTCTTTTCCCCAGGGCGCCAGCTACAAAACAATCAAGGCCAATGAACCGATTGTTATCGATATCGGTGGCGTTTTTGATGGTTATATTGTCGATCAGACCCGAATGTTTTGTGTCGGCGGCCTTTCGGATGAGCTGGTCCGTGCGTTCGAAGATATGAAACAGATCCAGGCTCATGCGATTTCAATTGCGGTGCCGGGTACGACCTGGGGAAAAGTTTATGATTCGTGCTACGAAATGGCGGCGGAACTCGGATATGGAAATCATTTCATGGGAGCCGAAGGCGAGCGGGTTTCATTTATCGGTCATGGCGTAGGCATCGAACTTGATGAATATCCGTTTATTGCACGCGGTTTTGACGATAATGAATTGCTCCGGAATATGGTTTTTGCTTTTGAACCGAAGGTGGTTTATCCTTGCGTCGGTGCCATCGGTATCGAGAACACTTTCTGGGTCGCAGAGGATGGGCTGAAGTATATTACCGCAGCTGATGAAGATCTGGTTGTTGTTTGA
- a CDS encoding nicotinate phosphoribosyltransferase yields the protein MTLSALQTDLYQLTMLAGYYEHGLYEQPATFELFFRRHPFEGNYAVFAGLQPALDYLKTLQFGTKELLWLQQLGLFKSDFLNELSKFRFTGTVIAPAEGTVVFANEPLLTIEGTLAETQFVETALLNIINFQTLAATKAARICHAAGTAEVIEFGLRRAQGPDGALSLARAAAIGGVTSTSNLEAGYCFNLPVRGTHAHSWVMAFDDELSAFRAYAASFPDTCILLVDTYDTLESGLPNALLVASELRERGHELAGVRLDSGNIAKLSRKARQMFDQAGFPEVKIVASNELDEYEIERIRQAGGCIDIYGVGTRLATCAGPGGGALGGVYKLVELGGHPRFKTTSDPGKSTWPGKKEIWRATDQNNLFATDILTACAEEPTAPEKAAHSGTQSPHFEFNKLCQIVMQGGQQTVPAIKLEEMAAHCTTQLNRLQDRHKKTSEGAPYPVRLSPKLVELRNRHGKEHLIKP from the coding sequence ATGACGCTTTCAGCGCTCCAGACTGACCTTTACCAACTGACCATGCTGGCGGGATATTATGAGCATGGCCTGTATGAGCAGCCGGCAACCTTTGAACTTTTTTTCAGAAGACACCCTTTCGAAGGGAACTATGCCGTTTTTGCCGGTCTGCAGCCGGCCCTCGATTATCTCAAAACCCTTCAATTCGGCACGAAGGAACTTCTCTGGCTTCAACAACTCGGCCTTTTCAAATCTGATTTTCTGAACGAACTGTCGAAATTCCGATTTACCGGCACTGTAATCGCTCCGGCCGAAGGGACTGTTGTCTTTGCCAATGAGCCACTACTCACAATAGAAGGAACACTGGCTGAAACCCAGTTCGTCGAAACCGCGTTGCTCAACATCATCAACTTCCAGACCCTCGCTGCGACCAAGGCGGCCCGCATCTGCCATGCTGCCGGCACAGCCGAGGTTATTGAATTCGGACTGCGCCGTGCCCAGGGACCGGATGGCGCTCTCAGCCTGGCCCGAGCCGCAGCGATAGGTGGAGTCACCAGCACCAGTAACCTGGAGGCAGGTTACTGTTTCAACCTGCCGGTCAGAGGCACTCATGCCCACAGCTGGGTCATGGCATTTGATGACGAATTGAGTGCCTTCAGGGCTTATGCAGCATCATTCCCCGACACCTGCATTCTCCTCGTCGACACTTACGACACCCTTGAAAGCGGCCTGCCGAATGCCCTGCTCGTCGCATCGGAATTACGTGAGCGTGGTCATGAGCTCGCGGGCGTTCGCCTGGATTCCGGAAATATTGCCAAACTGAGCCGTAAGGCCAGGCAGATGTTTGATCAAGCCGGTTTCCCGGAGGTTAAAATCGTCGCCTCGAATGAGCTTGACGAGTATGAAATTGAACGCATCCGCCAGGCCGGAGGCTGTATCGATATCTACGGCGTCGGCACGCGGTTGGCGACTTGTGCCGGCCCCGGTGGCGGCGCCCTTGGTGGAGTATACAAGCTGGTTGAACTCGGTGGTCACCCGCGGTTCAAAACGACCAGCGACCCCGGCAAAAGCACATGGCCCGGAAAAAAAGAAATCTGGCGGGCAACTGACCAGAATAATCTTTTTGCCACCGACATTCTGACAGCCTGTGCAGAGGAACCGACGGCCCCTGAAAAAGCAGCTCATTCAGGCACCCAATCGCCACATTTCGAATTCAACAAACTGTGTCAAATCGTCATGCAGGGTGGACAACAAACCGTACCGGCCATCAAACTGGAAGAGATGGCCGCGCATTGCACGACACAGCTGAATCGACTGCAAGACCGACACAAAAAGACCTCTGAGGGGGCTCCCTATCCGGTTCGGCTCTCTCCAAAACTGGTTGAGCTTAGAAACAGACATGGCAAAGAGCATCTGATCAAGCCCTAA